GTCTGCCCGGCCGTTACGACGGCGTCGCCCGGCCGATCGTCACCTACGGCAGCAACGAGGTGCTGCACCGTCCGTGCGCGCCGGTGAGCGAGTTCGACGAGCGGCTGCGCCGGCTGGTGCTCGACATGTTCGCGTCGATGCGCGAGGCCGACGGCGTGGGCCTGGCGGCCAACCAGATCGGCGTCGACGCCCGGGTGTTCGTCATCGACTGCCCCGACGCGCGGGGCGAGGACGTCGTCGGCTACGTCGTCAACCCGCGGCTGACCGTCCTCCGGCCGGCCGAGGGCGAGCCCGCCGAGGAGCTCACCGAGGAGGGCTGTCTGTCGGTGCCCGGCCCCTACGCGGACCTGTCCCGGGCCTTCCGCGCCCGCGTGGACGGCGTGGACGTGAAGGGCAGGCCGGTGTCGATCGAGGCCACGGGCATGGCCGCCCGGTGCCTGCAGCACGAGGTCGACCACCTCGACGGCGTCGTCTACGTCGACCGGCTCCCGGAGGACCTGCGCGAGCGGCTCCTGACCGAGGCCGCCGGGCCCCGCGGGGAGCTGCCCGCGTGACCGGGGAGGCCGTCTCGGCGCCCGCCGCACCGGTGCCGGGCGTGCCCGTCGTCGTCGTCGGGATCGGCGCCGACGGGTGGGACGGGCTGGCGCCGACGTCGCGCGCCGAGGTCGAGCGGGCCGAGGTGCTGCTCGGCAGCGCCCGGCAGCTCGGCCTCGTGCCGCCGGAGGTGACCGCGGAGCGGGTGCCCTGGCCCTCGCCGCTCACCGAGGCGCTGCCCGGCCTGGTCGAGGAGCACGCCGGCCGCGCCGTGGTGGCGCTGGCCAGCGGCGACCCGATGCTCTCGGGCATCGGCACCACGCTGACCCGGCTGCTCGGCGCCGACCGGGTGCGGGTGCTGCCGGCGCCGTCGTCGGTGTCGCTGGCCTGCGCGCGGCTGGGCTGGGCCGTCGAGGACACCTGCGTGGTCAGCCTGGTCGGCCGCCCGATCGAGCTGCTGCACCCGCACGTGCAGCCCGGCGCGCGGCTGCTCGTCCTCGGCTCCGACGGCGGGACCCCGGCGCAGGTGGCGGCGCTGCTGTCCGGCCGCGGCTACGGGCAGAGCCCGGTCACCGTGCTCGGCGGGCTCGGCGGCCCGGACGAGGAGGTGCGCACCGGCACGGCGGCCACCTGGGCGCAGCCGGCGCCGGCGCTGGTGGTCACCGCGGTCGAGTGCCGGGCCGACCGCGGCACCGTGCCGCTGCCGACGACGCCGGGCCTGCCCGACGGCGCCTACGAGTCCGACGGGCAGCTGACGAGGTCCGAGGTGCGGGCGATCACGCTGGCCCGGCTGGCCGCCGTCCCGGGGCAGCTGCTCTGGGACGTCGGCGCGGGCGCGGGCTCGATCGGCATCGAGTGGATGCGCGCCTCCCCGACCTGCCGCGCGGTCGCCGTGGAGGCCTCGGCGGAGCGGGCCGGGCGGATCGCGCGCAACGCCGCCCGGCTCGGCGTCCCGTACCTGCGGGTGGTGCACGGGCACGCGCCGGAGGTGCTGTCCCGGCTGGGCGCGCCCGACGCGGTGTTCATCGGCGGCGGGCTGACCACGCCGCTGCTGGTCGAGTCGTGCTGGGACGCCCTCCCCGCGGGCGGCCGGCTGGTGGCCAACGCCGTCACCGTGGAGAGCGAGGGGGTGCTCGCGCGGTGGCACGCCCGGGTGGGTGGCGAGCTGGTGCGCGTCGGGGTGCAGCGCGCCGAGCCGGTGGGCTCCTTCACCGGGTGGCGGCCCGCGATGCCCGTGACCATCTGGTCGGTGACCCGCTGGTGACCGTGCACTTCATCGGGGCCGGTCCCGGGGCGGCCGACCTCGTCACCCTGCGGGCGGCGCGCGTCATCGCCAGCGCCCCCGTCTGCCTCTACGCCGGCGCGCTGGTGCCGCGCGAGCTGCTCGACACCGCCCCGCCCGGCGCGCGGCTGGTCGACACCGCCGACCTCGACCTCGACGCGATCACCGCCGAGCTGGTCGCCGCGCACGAGGCCGGCCACGACGTCGCCCGGCTGCACTCCGGTGACCCGTCGGTCTACAGCGCCATGGCCGAGCAGATGCGCCGGCTCGACGCCGCGGGCGTGCCCTACGACGTCGTCCCGGGGGTGCCGGCGTTCGCCGCGGCGGCCGCGTCGCTCAAGCGCGAGCTGACCGTGCCGGGGGTCGGCCAGACCGTCGTCCTCACGCGCACCTCGGCCCGGTCGACGCCGATGCCGCCGGGCGAGGAGCTGGCCGCCTACGCCGCGACCGGCGCCACGCTCGTGCTGCACCTGGCCGTGCAGCGGATGGCCGAGCTCGCACCGCAGCTGGCCGAGCACTACGGCGACGACGGCCCGGTCGCCGTCGTCGCCCGGGCCAGCCGCGACGACGAGCTGGTGCTGCGCGGCACGCTCGCCGACATCGCCGGCCAGGTGGAGGCGGCGGGGGTGCGGCGGACGGCGATCGTGGTCGTCGGCCCGGTGCTCACCGCGGAGCAGTTCCCCGACAGCCACCTCTACTCGACGACGAGATGCCGCGCTCAGGCCTGAAGGACCCCGCTGCCCCCCACCGCTCGCCGGCTCGCGGCGGGCCCCTACAGCGGGGC
This region of Geodermatophilus bullaregiensis genomic DNA includes:
- the def gene encoding peptide deformylase; translated protein: MRLPGRYDGVARPIVTYGSNEVLHRPCAPVSEFDERLRRLVLDMFASMREADGVGLAANQIGVDARVFVIDCPDARGEDVVGYVVNPRLTVLRPAEGEPAEELTEEGCLSVPGPYADLSRAFRARVDGVDVKGRPVSIEATGMAARCLQHEVDHLDGVVYVDRLPEDLRERLLTEAAGPRGELPA
- the cbiE gene encoding precorrin-6y C5,15-methyltransferase (decarboxylating) subunit CbiE codes for the protein MTGEAVSAPAAPVPGVPVVVVGIGADGWDGLAPTSRAEVERAEVLLGSARQLGLVPPEVTAERVPWPSPLTEALPGLVEEHAGRAVVALASGDPMLSGIGTTLTRLLGADRVRVLPAPSSVSLACARLGWAVEDTCVVSLVGRPIELLHPHVQPGARLLVLGSDGGTPAQVAALLSGRGYGQSPVTVLGGLGGPDEEVRTGTAATWAQPAPALVVTAVECRADRGTVPLPTTPGLPDGAYESDGQLTRSEVRAITLARLAAVPGQLLWDVGAGAGSIGIEWMRASPTCRAVAVEASAERAGRIARNAARLGVPYLRVVHGHAPEVLSRLGAPDAVFIGGGLTTPLLVESCWDALPAGGRLVANAVTVESEGVLARWHARVGGELVRVGVQRAEPVGSFTGWRPAMPVTIWSVTRW
- the cobM gene encoding precorrin-4 C(11)-methyltransferase, with amino-acid sequence MTVHFIGAGPGAADLVTLRAARVIASAPVCLYAGALVPRELLDTAPPGARLVDTADLDLDAITAELVAAHEAGHDVARLHSGDPSVYSAMAEQMRRLDAAGVPYDVVPGVPAFAAAAASLKRELTVPGVGQTVVLTRTSARSTPMPPGEELAAYAATGATLVLHLAVQRMAELAPQLAEHYGDDGPVAVVARASRDDELVLRGTLADIAGQVEAAGVRRTAIVVVGPVLTAEQFPDSHLYSTTRCRAQA